The following is a genomic window from Nicotiana tabacum cultivar K326 chromosome 3, ASM71507v2, whole genome shotgun sequence.
TTTTATGACTTTGGGTTCGATATATAATCAAAGTTGAACAGGGAATCCCTACAGAGCCCTTGACGGAAAAAATGACAAACTGCAAATAGACCAACAGAAAGAATCGATAGGCAGTGAGACCAGAAAACATAGGCAACTTAACCATTCCAATTTTTATGTGAATGAAAGATGATCCATAATTCCATGATAAAGGGAAAACAACTAGTAGTTCCATGATAAAGAGGGTTTAAATCTTGAACAAGCAAAATTGTGATACTATTTGAGGTGggttttgagatgaaaatttcaAGAGGTAAAATTCAATGCTGTGGATTATTTCAGGCTCTTCCACCATCTGTCACGAAAGACAGAAACTGCTAGAAACCAATTCTGCATCAATTTATCAAAACAATGCTGCTTTTCAATCATCCtaatagttttttcttttcttttgagaaTGTAATGAAGCAATGGACAGGCAGTAGAGCCCCAGCAATATGCATCTTCAATTCAAGCTTAGAAACCATAACCTTTTCATCAGAAAATGTAAGTACTTTTTCACCTCAAACTTAAATGTGATTGTTTGGATAAAATCAAAATTTTTGATTTAAACTTTTAccttttataaaatatttttctatagaaTAATCGAGGAAAACAGAGTCGATTTTGAACAATATGGAGCAAGAAGGTGTTGACAAAAGCAAAGATGCAGAAAACATACCATTTCTTTTTGCTTCTCTCTTCTGAAACCGGTAGAAATCTAATCCCacatcattctttttctttttggccaTATTATCCATAACAGCAGTCTGAGAAACAGAACCAACTGCAATTCCAGTTTCAGAATCCGTTGTCTTCTTCCTGCCTTTGTGGTGTACAACAACGGTCCATCCACCTTCAGCAGCACGggcttctttttctttcctttcctgTATGTATCAGAATAAAAAATATCACAATGGGAACAAGAACATAACTAGTCTTGGGCAAATCAGCATATACAATCACTAGAATATAAGAACATTAATAGTTGTGGGCACATGAAGAAACTTCTACGATAAGCCATATGAGGTGGTCACAAGAAACAAATTCATCAAGTACAGGCTGATGCAAGAAAGGGCCAAAAGATAAGTGCAAAACTCTCTAAAGACTAAGTCCAGCATTTTCTTTTACATGAATAAAGCTATAAATACCATAAAAACTTTTTTCACTATGGGTACGACAGCTCTGAGAAAACGAGCATTCTCCCTATACTTCGAAAAAATCATTAACAGCAATAAATGACATGATAATCTGGAAATATAGAGTACCTGTTCTTTTTTCGCCTCATGATCAGTTATAAACTCATCAATCCTTTCTTGCAACACCTTTATCCCTTGCCTACTCTGATAATAATCTGTAACCCACTCTGCACCCAGAAAAAGGAAATTGACTCTTTATAAGGCAATCAATCTAATTTATACTTTTTTCTAATATAATGTCATTTCTAGCTGCAGTTCATCTCAAAAGAATCATTCTTTCATCTTAACAAGATGCCGAGAAAAATAACTCCTGATAAGGCATGTGTCAATAATTTttcaataaagaaaaagaaatatacaaCAGCAAGAACTTTTAATTTGCCATGAAAGATTTGAATGAGTTTCTACACAACATATTTGATGAGgcaaatctcatgtcaaatcacAAAAAACACAACAGAAGCAACAGGAATTACTTTTATATGATATAAAGAGAAAATCATACTTCTCATTCCTTTAGAGTAATCCTCATCCCCTGAAGATAGCTCATAAATCTCTTCATCTTCAGATTGTTCTGTCTTCCCTGGCAAATCATCCTCAGCTATTGAAGATGGACGATCCTTCTCTACAATTCTGTGGGTCTCTTTTGACTTGCCTAGAGGGGATAGACAGTATTGCAGAAGTTATAAATCGTCAACTTCACAATTTTTGTTTgacaaataacatcaaaagatTGCCAATAAAATAAAGTGTGTGATGGCTGTTGGGTATACTTATGAATTTAGAACCTCACATACTTGTACAATAAGTAGGTTGCATATAACTGAAGCAAATGTAATTCATTTCAATTGATAAAAGTTATATTCCACTATCTTCCAACATTTGGAGTGCTCTCTCCATCAAACTATATGATTTAAATGTGCTGAGTGTTTGTAATGCAATACTCAAAtaagcttttaaatattttaataaactcctaggaaaaatacaaaactattaTAGTTTCGTGGAAAAAAATGTATTTTGGAAGAGCAATCAGACTTCACTTTcgttctttgttttttcttttatcaGGTAAAGGACTTCACTCCAATATGTTCAACATATGAAACTTTTCGACTGTTTAGATGCTAACATATTTAGACACTAAGGCTTGCCAGGAAGTGATACACACTGCCTGCTTGAGAGAAAATTTATTGACTTACACTAATTACTCAACATCGTTTAGCTCCTCAGTTGTTTTAAATTTGAGTACATGATTgataaataaagaaacaaaaatatggCAACTCGAGAATCTATTTTCTCCATACCTTTTTGTCGTTTTGAGAAATCATTACCCTCAGTTTTCCCAGCTTTCTTTTCGCTTTTTCTCCTCTTTcccttcaattttcttttctccggCTTACCAGGTTCACTTGATATGGTATTTTCTTGACCAAGTCCATCCTCTACGTCATCATATTGATCAACTACACCACTTTCAGCAAGTGTgtcatttttcctcttcttctgcTTTGATGatttgctctttttcttttccccatCTGCATTATCTAAATCATCTTCTAAAAACCTCAATAATCAACCAATAATCATACATGCCAATCCCTGCAATTTATGCTccgaaataaattattaattaaatttccCAAACCACTACCTTTATTATATGATAGATGGCATTCACCTATTTCATCCTTGCTTCTTCTGTTTTGCAGTGCcagtttcttcttcttccttttcttttcttctgatACCTTAGCAAAATTTTCCTCTACAACAAAAGGCCATAAATCAGCACTGTTGTCAAGTAAATACTAAACATAGAAAATAATTATGACTAAACAAGGAAATGAGTGAAGAAGTCCAAAAGATCCTATAAGAATAAACCTTCTCTCTAGTTCAACTAATCTTTGGGTTC
Proteins encoded in this region:
- the LOC107790215 gene encoding uncharacterized protein LOC107790215 isoform X4; protein product: MGAKDLQKKLKKKKNKDADSLTINSNLVQNEENFAKVSEEKKRKKKKLALQNRRSKDEIGECHLSYNKDGEKKKSKSSKQKKRKNDTLAESGVVDQYDDVEDGLGQENTISSEPGKPEKRKLKGKRRKSEKKAGKTEGNDFSKRQKGKSKETHRIVEKDRPSSIAEDDLPGKTEQSEDEEIYELSSGDEDYSKGMRKWVTDYYQSRQGIKVLQERIDEFITDHEAKKEQERKEKEARAAEGGWTVVVHHKGRKKTTDSETGIAVGSVSQTAVMDNMAKKKKNDVGLDFYRFQKREAKRNEIMVLQSKFEQDKKRIQQLRAARKFRPY
- the LOC107790215 gene encoding uncharacterized protein LOC107790215 isoform X1, with amino-acid sequence MGAKDLQKKLKKKKNKDADSLTINSNLVQNEENFAKVSEEKKRKKKKLALQNRRSKDEIGECHLSYNKEDDLDNADGEKKKSKSSKQKKRKNDTLAESGVVDQYDDVEDGLGQENTISSEPGKPEKRKLKGKRRKSEKKAGKTEGNDFSKRQKGKSKETHRIVEKDRPSSIAEDDLPGKTEQSEDEEIYELSSGDEDYSKGMRKWVTDYYQSRQGIKVLQERIDEFITDHEAKKEQERKEKEARAAEGGWTVVVHHKGRKKTTDSETGIAVGSVSQTAVMDNMAKKKKNDVGLDFYRFQKREAKRNEIMVLQSKFEQDKKRIQQLRAARKFRPY
- the LOC107790215 gene encoding uncharacterized protein LOC107790215 isoform X2; this translates as MGAKDLQKKLKKKKNKDADSLTINSNLVQNEENFAKVSEEKKRKKKKLALQNRRSKDEIGECHLSYNKDDLDNADGEKKKSKSSKQKKRKNDTLAESGVVDQYDDVEDGLGQENTISSEPGKPEKRKLKGKRRKSEKKAGKTEGNDFSKRQKGKSKETHRIVEKDRPSSIAEDDLPGKTEQSEDEEIYELSSGDEDYSKGMRKWVTDYYQSRQGIKVLQERIDEFITDHEAKKEQERKEKEARAAEGGWTVVVHHKGRKKTTDSETGIAVGSVSQTAVMDNMAKKKKNDVGLDFYRFQKREAKRNEIMVLQSKFEQDKKRIQQLRAARKFRPY
- the LOC107790215 gene encoding uncharacterized protein LOC107790215 isoform X3 encodes the protein MGAKDLQKKLKKKKNKDADSLTINSNLVQNEENFAKVSEEKKRKKKKLALQNRRSKDEIGECHLSYNKDNADGEKKKSKSSKQKKRKNDTLAESGVVDQYDDVEDGLGQENTISSEPGKPEKRKLKGKRRKSEKKAGKTEGNDFSKRQKGKSKETHRIVEKDRPSSIAEDDLPGKTEQSEDEEIYELSSGDEDYSKGMRKWVTDYYQSRQGIKVLQERIDEFITDHEAKKEQERKEKEARAAEGGWTVVVHHKGRKKTTDSETGIAVGSVSQTAVMDNMAKKKKNDVGLDFYRFQKREAKRNEIMVLQSKFEQDKKRIQQLRAARKFRPY